One genomic region from Candidatus Woesearchaeota archaeon encodes:
- a CDS encoding alpha/beta fold hydrolase codes for MKDCAEKIEINMEDGVKIAGTYYDNSSAKNGVILFPGFTEHRSSLEEIAKKLNKYFKTWTFDINSQGESSGSWDLRQMHKSVYVIQDIVRKRHGLTYLGAHGNSIGGMAVGLTAAQDEKILNCICLTSTPAGLQDIVPSYTQIFLSYVPLSLIRFGTIVFDEIESRRNVNYRNKSHAQFLTEEGYQPYAQFGALKIEDIKKLMQWITNAPRLDDAVEQIKQPALLVYGGEDKLLGIKGGKLPDQIKKMYDKLGSDTKELFIVDGADHGLNKATRIDDCFNQEPEYQFVKQKIIGHFCKYLL; via the coding sequence ATGAAAGATTGTGCTGAAAAAATAGAAATCAATATGGAAGATGGAGTAAAAATAGCAGGCACTTATTACGATAATTCTTCAGCAAAAAACGGGGTGATTTTATTTCCGGGGTTTACAGAGCACAGATCATCTTTAGAGGAAATTGCAAAAAAACTGAATAAATATTTTAAAACCTGGACCTTTGACATAAACTCCCAAGGAGAGTCTTCTGGCAGTTGGGATTTAAGGCAGATGCACAAAAGCGTATATGTTATCCAAGACATCGTAAGAAAAAGGCATGGGTTGACTTATTTAGGAGCTCATGGAAATTCGATTGGGGGCATGGCTGTAGGCTTAACTGCTGCGCAGGATGAAAAGATCTTAAACTGCATTTGCCTGACTTCAACTCCAGCCGGGCTTCAAGATATTGTTCCTTCATATACGCAAATATTCTTAAGCTACGTTCCCCTGTCGCTTATCAGATTTGGAACAATTGTCTTTGATGAGATCGAATCTAGACGCAATGTAAATTATCGAAACAAGTCGCATGCTCAATTTTTAACAGAAGAAGGATATCAGCCATATGCGCAATTTGGCGCTTTAAAGATAGAAGACATAAAAAAGCTTATGCAATGGATAACAAATGCTCCAAGATTAGATGATGCGGTTGAGCAAATCAAACAACCGGCTCTTTTAGTATATGGCGGAGAAGACAAGCTTCTTGGAATTAAAGGAGGGAAGCTACCTGATCAAATAAAGAAGATGTATGACAAGTTAGGCAGCGATACAAAAGAGCTCTTTATTGTTGATGGCGCAGACCATGGATTAAACAAAGCCACTAGAATAGACGATTGTTTCAATCAAGAGCCAGAGTATCAATTTGTTAAACAGAAAATAATTGGGCATTTCTGCAAATATCTTCTATAA